Proteins from a genomic interval of Planctomycetaceae bacterium:
- a CDS encoding glycosyltransferase, whose product MKNKPFVLHTRVVTGTGGGPEKTILNSPRYLKRYGIDSACLFMRPPGDPGFETIEKKAAIADAEVLGIDDNGPLDFGVIRQCIRICRERNVSIWHAHDYKSNALGLVVKCFHPMHLVTTAHGWVRFTSRTPLYYKIDRFCMKRYDKVICVSSDLYDQCESLPIEDSRLHLVDNAIVLEDYKTEPPGLPDRARFGLDSQAFVIGAAGRLSEEKGFHHLIDAVGQLIRNGMNVRLLIAGEGHLRAQLQSQIDDLQLPDSIRLVGFLADPRELYQAIDLFVLSSLREGLPNVVLEAMASKRPVVATNCNGIPRLIADGKNGLIVKPDNPKAAFVRFKVCAVSRTDCSRLTAAGRRTLEEKILF is encoded by the coding sequence ATGAAAAACAAACCATTTGTATTGCACACGCGAGTCGTCACCGGGACAGGTGGTGGACCGGAAAAGACGATCCTGAATTCTCCCCGCTATCTCAAGCGTTACGGAATCGATTCGGCCTGCTTATTCATGCGACCACCGGGTGACCCCGGCTTCGAAACGATCGAAAAAAAGGCAGCGATTGCGGATGCAGAGGTACTGGGCATCGATGACAACGGCCCGCTTGACTTTGGCGTTATTCGCCAGTGCATCCGAATCTGCCGCGAACGCAATGTATCCATCTGGCATGCGCACGACTACAAGAGTAACGCTCTCGGGCTTGTCGTGAAATGTTTTCATCCGATGCATCTGGTTACGACAGCGCACGGGTGGGTCCGATTTACATCGCGGACGCCGTTGTACTACAAGATCGACCGATTCTGTATGAAACGATACGACAAAGTCATCTGTGTATCGTCTGACCTGTATGACCAGTGTGAATCACTGCCGATCGAAGATTCTCGACTGCACCTTGTCGACAATGCGATTGTCCTTGAGGACTACAAGACAGAGCCTCCCGGACTGCCGGACCGTGCAAGATTCGGACTGGATTCTCAGGCCTTTGTGATTGGTGCCGCAGGACGACTGTCTGAAGAAAAAGGGTTTCATCATTTGATTGATGCTGTGGGCCAGCTGATCCGAAACGGCATGAACGTCCGCCTTCTGATCGCGGGCGAAGGACATCTTCGAGCTCAGTTGCAGAGCCAGATTGACGATCTGCAGCTGCCCGATTCCATCAGACTTGTTGGCTTTCTCGCTGACCCTCGGGAATTGTATCAGGCCATTGACTTGTTCGTGCTGAGCAGTTTAAGAGAAGGCCTGCCGAATGTCGTTCTGGAAGCAATGGCATCCAAACGCCCAGTGGTCGCTACCAACTGCAATGGAATCCCCAGACTGATTGCCGATGGAAAAAACGGACTGATTGTGAAGCCCGATAATCCGAAGGCAGCTTTCGTGCGATTCAAGGTGTGTGCAGTCAGCAGAACTGACTGCTCGCGCCTAACTGCTGCAGGTCGCCGCACCCTTGAAGAAAAGATTCTGTTTTGA